The following proteins come from a genomic window of Candidatus Methylomirabilota bacterium:
- a CDS encoding acyl-CoA dehydrogenase family protein encodes LARVTRYKAAFGQLVQAARTLTRGGRPLLDDPRVRARIGRIYTELEVQRYAALRVLSALQKGESPGPASSITKLSYSEFEKRYLELALEVLGPWGQLMAGVPYEFLDVDTSSGEAGTWAQAFLWSRAGTIYAGSSEIQKNVIADRVLRLPKDIRADRGT; translated from the coding sequence CCTGGCCCGGGTGACCCGGTACAAGGCGGCCTTCGGTCAGCTCGTTCAAGCGGCCCGGACGCTCACCCGCGGCGGGCGGCCGCTGCTCGACGACCCCCGCGTCCGGGCCCGGATCGGCCGGATCTACACCGAGCTCGAGGTCCAGCGGTACGCGGCGCTCCGGGTCCTGTCCGCCCTCCAGAAGGGGGAGTCGCCCGGCCCGGCCTCCTCGATCACCAAGCTCTCCTACAGCGAGTTCGAGAAGCGGTACCTCGAGCTGGCGCTGGAGGTCCTGGGCCCGTGGGGGCAGCTCATGGCCGGCGTGCCCTACGAGTTCCTGGACGTCGACACCTCCTCCGGCGAGGCGGGCACCTGGGCCCAGGCCTTCCTGTGGTCGCGGGCCGGCACGATCTACGCCGGCTCGTCGGAGATCCAGAAGAACGTCATCGCCGACCGCGTCCTCCGGCTGCCCAAGGACATCCGGGCCGACCGGGGGACCTGA